From a single Candidatus Izimaplasma bacterium HR1 genomic region:
- the xerC_1 gene encoding Tyrosine recombinase XerC — MRNVEVLERFKNYIESEKRYSDYTSISYFDDIHNLINFLDKEQFGDILTVSPRIARFYTATLHENYSPKSIARKISSVRSLYNFLVREDVLEENPFLDIELPKQEKRLPKFIYPEEIESIFKSIDTSSVLGTRNYLILEFLYGTGVRVSELCNVKLNDIDYFQNLCLIHGKGSKDRYVPLHNRLINEISDYVITTRKDLLKTKENKYLFLNHHGDNITPRGIRMVINKVMLESGESLKISPHTLRHTFATHLLNNGADLRSIQELLGHSHLSSTQIYTKVSKEKLKESYMQAHPRAKKK, encoded by the coding sequence ATGAGAAATGTGGAAGTGTTAGAACGATTTAAGAACTACATTGAAAGTGAAAAAAGATATAGTGATTACACAAGTATTTCTTACTTTGATGATATACACAATCTTATAAACTTTCTTGATAAAGAGCAATTCGGTGATATTTTAACTGTTTCACCACGAATTGCTCGCTTTTATACTGCGACACTCCATGAAAACTATTCACCTAAATCAATTGCGAGAAAAATCTCTAGTGTAAGAAGTTTATATAATTTCCTAGTTAGAGAGGATGTCTTAGAGGAAAATCCCTTTTTAGATATAGAATTACCCAAACAAGAGAAAAGATTACCTAAGTTCATATATCCAGAAGAGATTGAAAGCATCTTTAAATCAATTGACACAAGTAGTGTCCTAGGGACAAGGAACTATTTAATTCTAGAATTCTTATATGGGACTGGAGTTCGAGTTTCAGAGCTCTGCAATGTTAAGCTAAACGATATTGATTATTTTCAAAATCTTTGCTTAATCCACGGGAAAGGCTCAAAAGATCGTTATGTACCTTTACATAATCGGCTTATTAATGAAATAAGTGATTATGTGATAACTACGCGAAAAGATCTATTAAAAACTAAAGAAAACAAATACTTATTCTTAAATCATCATGGGGATAACATTACTCCTAGAGGTATAAGAATGGTAATAAATAAGGTAATGTTAGAGTCAGGAGAATCACTAAAGATTAGTCCTCATACATTAAGACATACATTCGCAACTCATTTGTTAAACAATGGTGCTGATTTAAGAAGTATCCAAGAGTTATTAGGACACAGTCATTTATCAAGCACACAAATCTATACCAAAGTATCAAAGGAAAAACTTAAGGAATCTTATATGCAAGCTCATCCGCGTGCTAAAAAGAAGTAA
- a CDS encoding Type I restriction modification DNA specificity domain protein, which translates to MRISSEKPSLRFKGYTYHWEKLKLDVIAKITMGQSPSGTNYTRNPEDHILVQGNADMSKGWVVPRVWTTEIIKTANPGDIIMSVRAPAGTVGKTAYKVVLGRGVASIRGNEFVFQSLIRLEEIGFWNKLSTGSTFASINSENLKKTELSVPKNEEQEKIGEIFRNLDNIITSSQQKHNKLTNIKKSLLCKMFPEKDSDIPKIRFKGFNDTWEQTQLGSVITGMYNGQTPATFNKSFWNGELNWLTSGELNRGIVSSTIDKITEAGRIDANLRIVPNGTFIMAITGLEAKGTRGNCGILSIDTTVNQSCMAIYNNPYKLDNNFLFQWYRRNSEEYGLKYTQGTKQQSYNAKIISKLEITLPKETEEQVKVSALLFSLDHLITNYQKEYDILIKVKKALLEKMFV; encoded by the coding sequence ATGCGAATTAGCTCAGAGAAACCTTCACTAAGATTCAAAGGATATACTTATCATTGGGAGAAACTTAAATTAGATGTTATTGCTAAAATCACTATGGGACAATCACCGAGTGGTACTAACTATACTAGAAACCCTGAAGACCATATTTTAGTCCAAGGAAATGCTGACATGTCGAAAGGATGGGTTGTTCCTCGAGTTTGGACAACTGAAATTATAAAAACAGCAAATCCTGGTGATATTATAATGAGTGTCAGGGCTCCTGCTGGAACCGTTGGTAAAACAGCATATAAGGTAGTTTTAGGAAGAGGTGTAGCTTCAATTAGGGGAAATGAGTTTGTTTTTCAGAGCTTAATTAGATTGGAAGAAATTGGGTTTTGGAATAAATTATCTACAGGCTCAACATTTGCATCTATTAATAGTGAGAATTTAAAGAAAACAGAATTAAGTGTTCCAAAAAATGAAGAACAAGAGAAAATAGGAGAAATTTTCAGAAATTTAGATAACATTATAACATCTTCTCAGCAAAAACATAACAAACTAACCAACATCAAGAAATCACTTTTATGTAAAATGTTTCCAGAGAAAGATTCAGATATACCTAAAATCCGTTTTAAAGGATTTAATGATACATGGGAACAAACTCAACTTGGAAGTGTAATTACTGGTATGTACAACGGACAAACACCCGCTACATTTAATAAGTCATTTTGGAATGGTGAGTTGAACTGGTTAACCAGTGGAGAATTGAACAGAGGAATAGTGTCATCTACAATTGATAAAATAACCGAAGCAGGTAGAATTGATGCAAATTTGAGAATAGTTCCTAATGGTACATTTATTATGGCAATTACTGGATTAGAAGCGAAAGGAACAAGAGGTAATTGTGGTATTTTGAGTATCGATACAACTGTTAATCAATCATGTATGGCAATTTATAATAATCCCTACAAACTAGATAATAACTTTTTATTTCAATGGTATAGACGAAATAGTGAGGAGTATGGTTTGAAATACACACAAGGAACAAAACAACAGAGCTATAATGCGAAAATAATATCAAAACTAGAAATTACTCTACCCAAGGAAACTGAAGAGCAAGTCAAAGTAAGCGCTTTGTTGTTCAGTTTGGATCACCTTATCACAAATTACCAAAAAGAATATGATATTTTGATTAAAGTAAAAAAAGCATTGCTTGAAAAAATGTTTGTATAG
- the cssS gene encoding Sensor histidine kinase CssS, with translation MRISIFVKTFLMLLISFTLVFLFSMFITNRRFGPMYIEENINAVKNTILEEAEGIHNGTLLADTELQDLSSETSFIRYQAGLITEEIGPNFLDEDDILNFVIEVYDNPEVLKEGNLTYYEVKNEDIYQINYIYEFEFGDYLIISTKIQSLQNVELVLNNINTSQSIAMLITIVILSLLISTSISRPLKKINTYAKDISNLDFETELDIKRNDEFRDLTSSLNEMTFNLKQSYTQLNEANSKLSKDIDFEKKQEAKKKQLIYTINHELKTPLSVMKGMIEGMIDGIGRYKDKDKYLSELLGQISKVESIAKDLTYSLRLEDKAKPNDFVNTEYITNNFDSLEEYAIQKQIKINKDIIIKNLLINEELLLILITNLVKNAITYSEGKSISINTEIKDDNYTLIVRNKGHIENKDLDKIFDSFYRSDYLNIDQDGSGLGLSIVRQICELYSYEYKIFNDNNDVVAKVKIKIKN, from the coding sequence ATGAGAATTAGTATATTTGTTAAAACATTCTTAATGTTACTAATATCATTCACATTAGTCTTCCTTTTTTCTATGTTTATAACAAATAGAAGATTTGGACCCATGTATATAGAAGAAAACATAAATGCAGTGAAAAATACAATCTTAGAAGAAGCTGAAGGCATTCATAATGGTACTTTACTTGCTGATACTGAACTTCAAGACTTATCTAGTGAGACATCATTTATTAGATATCAAGCTGGTTTAATTACTGAGGAAATAGGTCCAAACTTCCTAGATGAAGATGATATCTTGAATTTCGTAATTGAGGTTTATGACAACCCAGAAGTTCTAAAAGAAGGTAATCTTACATACTATGAAGTCAAAAATGAAGATATCTACCAAATTAATTATATTTATGAATTTGAATTTGGTGATTATCTGATAATTTCTACTAAAATTCAATCACTACAAAATGTCGAACTAGTACTCAATAATATAAACACTTCACAGTCAATAGCCATGTTGATAACAATAGTAATACTCTCATTATTGATTTCTACAAGTATTTCTAGACCTTTAAAGAAGATTAATACTTATGCAAAAGATATTTCAAATCTTGATTTTGAAACAGAGCTAGATATTAAAAGAAATGATGAGTTTAGAGATTTAACTAGTAGTTTAAATGAGATGACATTTAACCTAAAACAATCCTATACACAACTAAATGAAGCTAATAGTAAACTAAGTAAAGATATTGATTTTGAAAAGAAACAAGAAGCGAAAAAGAAACAATTAATATACACAATCAATCATGAATTAAAAACACCACTTTCAGTTATGAAAGGGATGATTGAAGGAATGATTGACGGTATTGGTAGATATAAAGATAAAGATAAGTATTTAAGTGAATTACTGGGACAAATAAGCAAAGTAGAGAGTATTGCTAAAGATCTTACTTATTCGCTTAGATTAGAAGACAAAGCCAAGCCTAATGATTTTGTAAACACAGAATACATTACTAATAATTTTGATTCATTAGAAGAATATGCAATCCAAAAACAAATCAAAATTAATAAAGATATCATTATTAAAAACCTACTGATAAATGAAGAACTCCTACTAATACTAATAACTAATTTAGTAAAAAACGCCATTACTTATTCAGAAGGCAAATCAATCTCAATAAACACTGAGATTAAAGATGATAACTACACACTTATAGTAAGAAATAAAGGACATATTGAAAACAAGGATTTAGATAAGATATTTGATTCCTTCTATCGTAGTGATTATTTAAATATTGATCAAGATGGTAGCGGGCTAGGTTTAAGCATTGTTAGGCAAATATGTGAATTATATTCATATGAATATAAGATATTTAATGATAACAATGATGTAGTAGCTAAGGTAAAAATTAAGATTAAAAATTAA
- the rlmH gene encoding Ribosomal RNA large subunit methyltransferase H, which yields MKITVITVGKLKEKYLVEGIKEYTKRLSKYTKLELIEVKDEHAPENLSVKDMNIIKDKEAERINAKLKDSYIISLAIEGKQISSEKLAAKIEDIKTYHDSHITFIIGGSLGLSDSIKKKSNFLLSFSSMTFPHQLMKLILLEQVYRSFRINNNEPYHK from the coding sequence ATGAAGATTACAGTAATTACCGTTGGTAAACTTAAAGAGAAGTATCTTGTAGAAGGTATCAAAGAGTATACCAAAAGGTTGTCAAAATATACAAAACTAGAGCTTATTGAAGTGAAAGATGAACATGCACCAGAAAACTTATCAGTAAAGGACATGAATATCATTAAAGACAAAGAAGCAGAAAGAATAAATGCGAAACTAAAAGATTCGTATATTATTTCCTTAGCTATTGAAGGAAAGCAAATATCTAGTGAGAAACTGGCGGCTAAAATAGAAGACATAAAAACTTACCACGATTCACATATAACGTTCATTATAGGTGGATCACTAGGTTTATCTGATAGTATAAAAAAGAAGTCTAACTTCTTACTATCATTTTCATCAATGACTTTCCCTCACCAACTAATGAAACTAATTCTATTAGAACAAGTATATCGTTCATTTAGAATAAACAACAACGAGCCGTACCATAAGTGA
- a CDS encoding putative type I restriction enzymeP M protein, with product MNKQQLASKIWESANKMRSKIEAGEYKDYILGFMFYKFLSDKQLKFLKEKDFTDEDIKLLNEEDPETVRFIQNGVGYFISYKNLFSTWIEKGSDFDVSNVRDALNAFDRLISNSHKRVFDRIFNTLQTGLSKLGGTTGEQTKSIRELIHLLKIIPMDAKQDYDVLGFIYEYLISNFAVNAGKKAGEFYTPHEVSLLMSDIVAEHLKDKQEIKIYDPTSGSGSLLINIGHSISKHMNDKNNIKYYAQELKENTYNLTRMNLIMRGVLPDNIAVRNADTLESDWPYFDDTDPIGTYDPLYVDAVVSNPPYSQKWDSTDKDSDPRYADFGLAPKSKADYAFLLHDLYHVKPNGIMTIVLPHGVLFRGGEEGEIRKKLIEKNHIDTIIGLPANIFFGTGIPTIIIVLKQSRENNDVQIIDASKGFIKVGSKNELQASDIKKIVDTVINKESIDKYSRVVGLEEIRQNEYNLNISRYVDSSEPTESWDLYSLMFGGIPKTELKDLDKYWGEFPSLKEELFEDINEAYVSLKSDNTKNIIQLNKDVQIYLNNYKIEFKNFKSFLKQRLIEDMMELNISEEESEISKIIFSKLESFELVDKYKAYQALNNEWIKTSIDLEILQSEGFQAAKHVDPNMILKKKNNKEEEVQEGWVGRVIPFDLVQNALINEETEILKVKKERVVNIQSEFQGLLDSLTEDEKELILNDAGTAFDAKSVKEQLKVLDEEIESEKVLKLNLFQYTTLKNEEKALKKSIKTKEAELHIKTKSVIESLSNEEAKDMLELKWIDTLIESIEKLPQKTLNKLVSKIKSFKDKYSVTFSEIDNEIEKEQKNLSLIIEELEGNESDMKGLSELKSLLRGK from the coding sequence ATGAACAAACAGCAATTAGCATCAAAAATATGGGAATCAGCAAACAAAATGCGTTCAAAAATTGAAGCAGGAGAATATAAAGATTATATCCTTGGTTTTATGTTTTACAAATTCTTGTCAGATAAGCAACTTAAGTTTTTAAAAGAAAAGGATTTTACAGATGAGGATATCAAATTACTAAACGAAGAAGACCCTGAAACTGTCCGATTCATTCAAAATGGAGTGGGGTACTTTATTTCATATAAGAACTTATTCTCAACATGGATAGAGAAGGGTTCGGATTTTGATGTAAGTAATGTTAGAGATGCATTAAATGCCTTTGACAGATTGATTAGCAACTCACATAAAAGAGTCTTTGATAGAATATTTAATACACTTCAAACGGGGTTAAGTAAACTCGGTGGAACTACTGGTGAGCAAACTAAATCAATTAGAGAGTTGATTCACTTATTAAAAATAATTCCTATGGATGCAAAGCAAGACTATGATGTTCTTGGGTTTATTTATGAGTACTTAATAAGCAATTTTGCTGTAAATGCTGGTAAAAAAGCTGGCGAATTTTACACTCCACATGAAGTATCACTACTTATGTCGGATATTGTGGCTGAGCATCTTAAGGACAAACAAGAGATTAAAATTTATGATCCAACAAGTGGATCAGGATCTTTATTAATTAATATAGGACATTCTATATCAAAACATATGAATGATAAAAACAATATTAAATACTATGCTCAGGAATTAAAGGAAAACACATACAACCTTACTAGAATGAATTTAATTATGAGAGGTGTTTTACCTGATAATATAGCTGTTAGAAATGCTGATACTCTTGAAAGTGATTGGCCTTATTTTGATGATACAGATCCTATTGGAACTTATGATCCTTTATATGTAGATGCAGTAGTGTCAAATCCACCCTATTCACAAAAGTGGGATAGTACAGATAAGGATTCAGATCCTAGATATGCAGATTTCGGATTAGCTCCTAAATCAAAGGCAGATTATGCCTTTTTACTTCATGATTTATATCATGTAAAACCTAATGGAATTATGACTATTGTCCTCCCTCATGGTGTTTTGTTTAGAGGTGGAGAAGAAGGAGAAATCAGGAAGAAATTAATTGAAAAGAATCATATTGATACTATTATCGGTTTACCTGCAAATATCTTTTTTGGAACAGGAATCCCTACTATAATTATCGTTCTGAAACAAAGTAGAGAAAATAATGATGTCCAAATCATTGATGCTTCAAAAGGTTTTATAAAAGTTGGAAGTAAAAATGAATTACAAGCATCTGACATTAAAAAAATAGTTGATACAGTTATTAATAAAGAGAGCATCGATAAATATTCAAGAGTTGTTGGTTTAGAAGAAATTAGACAGAATGAATATAACTTGAATATTTCTAGATATGTAGATTCATCAGAACCAACTGAATCTTGGGATTTATACTCTCTTATGTTTGGAGGAATACCAAAAACCGAGCTCAAAGATCTTGACAAATATTGGGGTGAATTCCCTAGTTTAAAAGAAGAATTATTTGAAGATATTAATGAGGCTTATGTATCATTAAAATCAGACAACACCAAGAACATAATACAACTAAATAAAGACGTCCAGATATATCTGAATAATTATAAAATTGAATTTAAGAACTTTAAATCATTTCTTAAACAAAGATTGATTGAAGATATGATGGAATTAAATATTTCAGAGGAAGAAAGTGAAATAAGTAAAATCATATTCTCTAAACTAGAGTCATTTGAACTCGTTGACAAATACAAAGCTTATCAAGCTTTAAATAATGAATGGATTAAAACATCTATTGATCTTGAAATCCTTCAATCAGAAGGATTTCAAGCAGCTAAACATGTCGATCCTAATATGATATTAAAGAAAAAGAATAATAAAGAAGAGGAAGTTCAAGAAGGATGGGTTGGTAGAGTTATTCCTTTTGATTTGGTTCAAAATGCTTTAATAAATGAAGAAACGGAAATACTAAAAGTCAAAAAAGAAAGAGTAGTAAATATCCAATCAGAATTCCAAGGATTATTAGACTCTTTAACTGAGGACGAAAAAGAACTTATTTTAAATGATGCAGGAACAGCTTTTGATGCGAAAAGCGTTAAGGAACAACTCAAAGTGTTGGATGAAGAGATTGAAAGTGAAAAAGTTCTTAAGTTGAATTTATTTCAATATACTACTTTAAAAAACGAAGAAAAAGCATTGAAGAAAAGTATCAAAACTAAAGAGGCAGAACTACACATAAAAACAAAGAGTGTAATAGAATCACTATCAAACGAAGAAGCAAAAGATATGCTTGAATTAAAATGGATAGATACTCTAATAGAATCTATTGAAAAACTTCCTCAGAAGACATTAAATAAGCTTGTAAGTAAGATTAAATCATTTAAAGATAAATATAGTGTAACTTTTTCAGAAATAGATAATGAAATTGAAAAAGAACAAAAGAACCTGTCATTAATAATAGAAGAATTAGAAGGTAATGAATCTGATATGAAGGGTCTAAGTGAATTGAAGTCGCTATTAAGAGGTAAATGA
- the regX3_2 gene encoding Sensory transduction protein regX3 encodes MKILIVEDEKHLNDLLYDYLLDKYNHSEIDQVFDGFEAIRVIDEKTYDLVLLDVMLPNIDGFDICKHLRKNSSTPVIMLSALNDEENQIKGYDLGIDEFIPKPYSPKLVIKKVEAVLARYGIDNDKLLEYGLIKYNIEEHKILVEDEEVSLNKKEWDLFIIFINNKNRVFTRETLLDKVWGYDFTGYDRTVDTHIKRLRQKLNGASGYIKTIFKEGYKFEK; translated from the coding sequence ATGAAAATCCTAATTGTTGAAGATGAGAAGCATCTAAATGATTTACTCTATGATTACCTTTTAGATAAGTATAATCATTCTGAAATTGATCAAGTCTTTGATGGGTTTGAAGCAATTAGAGTTATTGATGAGAAAACATATGATTTAGTTTTACTAGATGTTATGCTTCCTAATATTGATGGTTTTGATATTTGCAAACACCTTAGAAAGAACTCAAGTACGCCTGTCATTATGCTTAGTGCATTGAATGATGAGGAAAATCAAATAAAAGGTTATGATTTAGGAATTGATGAATTTATTCCTAAACCATATAGCCCTAAACTAGTTATTAAAAAGGTTGAAGCTGTTTTAGCTAGATATGGTATAGATAATGATAAATTACTTGAATATGGATTAATTAAGTATAATATTGAGGAACATAAGATTCTTGTTGAAGATGAAGAAGTATCATTAAATAAGAAAGAATGGGATTTATTCATCATATTCATTAATAATAAAAACCGTGTATTTACAAGAGAAACACTATTAGATAAAGTATGGGGTTATGATTTTACAGGTTATGATAGAACTGTAGATACCCATATAAAAAGGTTAAGACAGAAGTTAAATGGTGCTTCTGGTTATATCAAAACAATATTTAAAGAAGGTTACAAGTTCGAAAAATAA
- the ydaF_1 gene encoding Putative ribosomal N-acetyltransferase YdaF, whose product MLQLETKRLIIRPTVKEDNRRIHEMLSDEETMKFFVEGTYSEEKVSEFVNRNQKETHHFTIFLKSSNRIVGKISYNPWFMKDTKEIGWIFFRTASGNGYCTEASKAIIEYAFEVEKIHRLIATCQPENKASIRVCEKLGMRLEGHFKDCIYYKDDIWWDELFYSMLKEDYDKQKGEI is encoded by the coding sequence ATGCTACAGTTGGAGACAAAAAGGCTGATTATTAGGCCTACGGTAAAAGAAGATAATAGAAGAATTCATGAAATGCTAAGTGATGAGGAAACAATGAAATTTTTTGTCGAAGGAACTTACTCTGAGGAAAAAGTGAGTGAATTTGTAAATAGAAACCAAAAAGAAACTCATCATTTCACAATTTTCTTAAAGTCGTCAAACCGCATTGTTGGTAAAATATCCTACAATCCTTGGTTTATGAAAGATACGAAGGAGATCGGATGGATATTCTTTAGAACAGCTTCTGGAAATGGTTATTGTACAGAAGCATCAAAAGCTATTATTGAGTATGCTTTTGAAGTAGAAAAAATTCATCGATTAATTGCAACTTGTCAACCAGAAAACAAGGCATCAATAAGAGTCTGTGAGAAGTTGGGGATGAGACTGGAAGGGCATTTTAAGGATTGTATATATTACAAAGACGACATTTGGTGGGATGAGTTATTTTATTCAATGTTAAAAGAAGATTATGATAAACAAAAAGGAGAAATTTAA